In Eriocheir sinensis breed Jianghai 21 chromosome 10, ASM2467909v1, whole genome shotgun sequence, the following proteins share a genomic window:
- the LOC126996424 gene encoding uncharacterized protein LOC126996424, with protein sequence MESRVIIPPTLPTFGHATVYVYPTVAPRVVVVPIITCIIGFPVLVMLVICGLRYRARRARITAKNAHSVESSGSALELTSGSSILSSRCTNGKAHRLKKRKKALVRFKPMPEIDLDTVVEEKSEFDAEVTATDLLTTPEELIIPEETTPPASFRAYRYMGAVSQPPPSHSPNKASPFRSPHLDNVAEELELCGDMMLEVSDDEQLDDFDEDEEDELDEDDLDLDLEAIEVEGVCLEVEEGDDQLEGSDDGTLGTCFTLSPKQVAKSPTGVHLALKKLDGAIKRRHSSPVKVNYGKNRGHQQRSSAKVVHTYAKEEEHTLKPPPLKYNFDYIDRELMPRYSPRRSHSVKYTNNRRATSFTGKKRHGESFKLRSKSFSRSISQVHDGSDGRLPGHPKSASTSQEFHNGVMECDVHVVNEYGAEISSSSCSERCMSGATSTKSVSDADTFPNGSETDWSVGSRECHNPVRATMSLPVRTYSKESDSPLKRMSQGPRTACSVEGACRVYRASSPMDEGEGRESQCQTDKVGQEGDCAQDQQPRVAGRDRDEEGSTLV encoded by the exons TGGCgccgcgggtggtggtggtgcccatcATCACGTGCATCATCGGCTTTCCCGTGCTGGTGATGCTGGTAATCTGCGGCCTCAGGTACAGGGCGCGGCGGGCTCGCATCACCGCCAAGAACGCCCACAG cGTGGAGTCCTCCGGGTCGGCCCTTGAACTCACCTCCGGCTCCTCCATCCTGTCCAGCCGCTGCACCAACG gAAAAGCTCACCggctgaaaaagaggaagaaggcccTTGTGAG GTTCAAGCCGATGCCGGAGATAGACTTGGACACCGTCGTGGAGGAGAAGTCCGAGTTCGATGCTGAGGTGACGGCGACTGACCTGCTGACGACCCCAGAGGAGCTGATCATTCCGGAGGAGACCACGCCGCCCGCCTCCTTCAGGGCCTACAGGTATATGGGCGCCGTCAGCCAGCCGCCCCCGTCACACTCCCCCAACAAGGCGTCTCCGTTCAG GTCTCCTCATCTGGACAATGTCGCCGAGGAGCTTGAGCTTTGCGGAGACATGATGCTGGAGGTGAGCGACGATGAGCAGCTTGATGACtttgacgaggacgaagaggatgaaCTCGATGAGGACGACCTCGATCTTGACTTGGAGGCCATCGAGGTGGAGGGCGTCTGCCTGGAGGTCGAGGAAGGAGACGATCAACTTGAAGGCAGCGATGATGGCACCCTGGGGACCTGTTTCACACTCTCGCCCAAACAGGTTGCCAAGTCTCCCACCGGCGTTCACTTGGCACTAAAAAAGCTGGACGGTGCCATAAAAAGGCGGCACTCGAGTCCTGTCAAGGTCAACTATGGCAAGAATCGAGGTCACCAGCAGCGCTCCTCAGCCAAGGTCGTCCACACGTacgcgaaggaggaggaacacacgcTAAAGCCTCCTCCACTCAAGTACAACTTCGACTACATCGACCGCGAGTTGATGCCTCGCTACTCGCCGCGTCGCTCCCACTCCGTGAAGTACACGAACAACCGGCGGGCCACGTCCTTCACGGGCAAAAAGCGTCACGGAGAATCCTTCAAACTGAGGAGTAAGAGTTTCTCCAGAAGCATTTCGCAAGTCCACGACGGCTCTGACGGGAGACTTCCAGGCCACCCGAAAAGTGCCTCCACCTCGCAGGAGTTCCACAACGGCGTGATGGAGTGCGATGTCCACGTCGTGAACGAGTATGGTGCTGAAATCAGTTCGAGCAGCTGTAGTGAGCGGTGCATGAGTGGCGCGACGAGCACCAAGAGTGTCTCGGACGCGGACACTTTCCCGAACGGCAGCGAGACTGACTGGTCGGTGGGCTCCCGGGAGTGCCACAACCCGGTGCGTGCCACGATGTCCCTGCCGGTGAGAACCTATTCGAAAGAGTCGGACAGTCCATTGAAGAGGATGTCGCAGGGCCCGAGAACAGCATGTAGTGTGGAGGGGGCGTGTAGGGTGTATAGGGCCAGCTCCCCCATGgacgagggagaagggagagagagccagTGCCAGACAGACAAGGTGGGCCAGGAAGGCGATTGTGCCCAGGACCAGCAGCCGCGTGTGGCTGGCCGGGACAGAGACGAGGAGGGGAGCACACTTGTCTGA